The genomic interval tccccAATATCATCATTTTAGAAATAGTCCCGGCGACTTGTCCGCTGAACTTCTCCGACAACAAATCCAACcttgattttaataataaacctCTCGTAGTAAACGAAACCACCTACATGCCGAAGTATGGGCCTGTAACATTAAAAACGCCATTTAGACGAGTTTGTTTTATGTAGCTTTTACTGTGCAACATCTGTGCCGGCTACGTCAATGGAATGTGGGTTAATAAGCCTGCTTACGTTATCCAATATATCGCAATAAAAAAGAAGACTCGGACCCTGCCCTGCCGCAGCCTTGCTACTGATGTAAACTAGGTCGTGCTAAGGGTGAGCCTGGACGAGGCGACATAAGGGCGTGGGTCCGCCGGGATATCAAACCCATTCACGAAATTAAAACTACCATTTCACACGATCAGgattatgaaatttaataaacacctGATTACGCATCAGGGCAATTAGGGGACGTTAGATGGGCGTGGCAAAGTGCCACGGGCCATAAGGACAGGTGATTTACGTACGGCATTTTTGACCCAACCCAACTTGGCAGTGCGTGAAAAAATGCATAAGTTACACACAGGATGTCCATGTTATGGATCGATAGCGAGAAATGCTAATAATGAGGTCTGTCGCGTCGTTCTGAGACCGGATCAAGTGATCGATAATTTGACTCTTTCCGAAAGTGCtacttaaataatatttatgataTAATAACGctaaattaaattctatttgGTCGAGCGCCGGCGAGATGTAGATGCTAATAATAATGCTAACAGTACTTCTGGGCCACTGGTTGTGCCGACCTCATCGAAAGCCGAATTCGAGGATGCCCAGGACGCTTTCTTGACAAAACGCTTCACGAAAATATTTGAGCAAAACGGACGATGGTTTACGAGAATGGCTTGGCACTGACCAACGGACAATATCAAAACAatccgtaaaaaaaaaaaattctgattagCGCAGTGGGCCACAAACTTTCCAAAGTGACGCTGACGGGTCGTATGACGATTGGTGCTGAATTCCGTGATATTTCACGAAACATAAAAAGTAAGTTACACTCGGAGCATAATGAGTTTTTCTTCGGAAACGTACAGCACCACAAAACCCGACATGATTCAcctcaaattataaaatgtgtAAATGCATTAAATAATCGCCTCGAGTTTACCAAAAGCTTAAGGTCGTGTGTTTTCTTACATacgtaaaaaatgaaaaacaaacaataccCGCAGGGTTGAACTGAGCAAATGTCGCCCCCCGTAGGGTGGGTAGTTTTCAGACCAGGCTCTATCCTCATAAGTGATTGtcctttttattcaaaaatgttcatgCACCGTTTTGTCAAGAAAACGGCATCCTGGTCAGCCGTCCTGGGTCATTGACCAAACTTCACGTACACCCCCCCTTGCAAGGCCAATACTTAATGCCCAACAGAGAGACTACCTAATGTCTATTTTTCACAGAGTACAAACACCTTAGGACACGGAATTAGATCACAATCTGTTTATTTATACTCGCAGGTGAGTTGACTACATGCACTATGCAGGAGTGAAAGAAAGCTTATTATACAGAACAGATTTACGCAaattcaatttggttctaaaaTATAACGCGGAGAAGAACATTTTGGCAGAGACGATGGCGAATGTTACCTGCCAGAGGTTATGCCGGGGATTCTATGAAAACAATACAGattgttcaatttgaaatgTATTTGCACAGAATAACATTGTCTGCGTAATTGGGAAAGAGACTATGTATTTAAATAGCGTTTTTTTGGCCTTGAATTTCATTAGTATAATGTCACACTCGTGCTTATTAGCGTAAGACAAATTTCCGTAATACCTGAATAAACCTGTTTGGGCTAATCGACACTCCCGTATAAACCTTAATGGCTTAATTTGAAAGAGCGTGGCTCCACTTAGAGAAAGggaaattggaaataattaaCGTCCACGATTGATTTGGCAAGAATGATTAGaagccaaaaataattttaaaaatctcgctATGTGGACCTGGAAATGAGCGTAGACAAACAATGCAAACTGTGGCTTAATTACATTCTCTACATTGACcgattgttatttttttttatttctttgggAGTAACGTCTCATTCACAATCGGCAGATGCTGGGACAGGGCAATTGCACAccattctcagttaaaactttTAAGCCTTTAATAGGAGCTCTGATGAAAACCCTCTTTACGTTGCAAAGGcttcaattaaaacaaatctgAACAAACTATACCTACATTCGTCAGCTTCATTTCGCTGTTTTatgcaaaaagaaaaaggaTGAATAGAACTGAGATGGAAGACAACTTTTCccaccacaaaaaaaaatggttgcaaaattgtaattatCGCTGATGTAGAATGGACAAACTAGCGTTcaaattaaggaatttggtatgTTTGGGACTCCTCGAATTGCGGGCGAGCGCCTCTGTGCCCATTTAAAATGCTAATGACATGTATTATTCAAGCATCCGGAAGCAATCAGCCGACTTCCAACCGGAGTAGCGATGGCTctgatttcaatttaattgctCATACATATTCACCGAGTGTTTTGGGCAAATGCGAGGATAAATACCTGTTTTCCCGTCCTGGGCAAAGTTTCCATGTTAGTCCCGTTGACGACCGGGGCCTTCTCGCTGACCCCACCGTTCGGGGTGCTTCCATTCCCCAAAGCCATTCCCGACAACACTACAAACACTAATGTCGTTTTTTCCGCGCGCTTCTTACAACGCTATCGCATTTTCCGGGTTCTTTTCCTTACTAATACCGCTAATAAAAGCCGTAGAATTCACAGACGCCcgacacatacacacacacgcTCAAAACCACCGAGAATCCAcggaacttttttattttctattcattCCCACAGCTTGGAGGCCACTTACCCTAACCAATCAGAACTCACCTGGCTTTTATCGCTTGTTTTTGTCTATATCGTGACGCATTTGAAGGTGATTCGTCGAACGGAGGTCGTAGCTTTGCGGGATGAAGCCTGCACGTATTTAACTGCGCGGTAACCTAATTAGGGCGTCTCACTTTGCGTCATTCGATAAACAATGAGGGGCAATCGGGACAGATGTCTGATGGTTGTATTGCGCAAGGATCGCTGCTGTATTACATTTACGATTTTTCTTGACATATGGTGAATAAAGGATACGGTTCCTGATATTACTTAAATGAAACCAAACTCGAGCGAGTCTCGCGAATTTCTGGTTTAGACGATAATTTACCATAAGTGTTACGACCCTGTATGTTCACCATcgcgtatatatatatatatatatctaaaACGTTTCAGCAGGCGAAACAACTAAATCAGCATTACGGCAGATCGATGACGTTATAGCGCCACAgttttatgatttattaacgttttatATCGTTaacgttttcttaatttactattttttacggtttaactttattttttgaccttAATGATGATTCATCTGTGCCCCTTGACTCTTTCCATTAAAGCAGCTTTGCGTTTagtgttaaaaaatacctCTTTTGTTGTGTTGCTTTTGTATGTACCTATAACTCAAAAAACAAACCTtcgaattattaataatttgtacTTTCAATCAATTTGACACATAAAAGAGCGTGAATcacatcatttttttatgtatctgACAAAAAGTTTTACAAGGTATCCatgtttcttaaataaacattttcttgaCAAAAGGGCGTGTGTTATTATTTGGATAAAACGGGTGATGATTTACCAAGACGGGGCCTACTCTGAAAACTTACCCGACTACACAGCACTTCATTATACTGCACCTAAATCGAACTAGATGAATGAAGAGAGTTTCAGGAGTTCCAAAGCGGAGTTTATTATTGCTGTAACACCCAGACAATAGTGAAGGCAaagtaaaatgtaattttgcaCTGCACTCACGAACTGCATGTACAGGAACGATTTCAAATAAGCCGAACAATCAATTGGCAAAAAACGAATTATTCGGTTATTACTTCTGATGGCATAAAGTGGATTGTTCATGGAAGAATAAGTGAATAATGCAAGATGCATATTCATCTGGTTTCAAAGGAAGGGTGTAACAGCTTTGGTGCAATTAacgacatatttttttaacacagaaagaaaatttaatttcctgtaCCGGGCTCTGTTTTCTGGATCAACATTACGATAACATCTTcaccttcgccatttttttgtgtttgtttcGTCCTTTTTAGCAATAAGGACATATtatcaatatttataacattatttaaaaatattctgtaCGTTTCAGGCGGTTACGGTTGGTTTTTTCGTGTGAACACCCCTACTAACGTTTCGGTTCTAGATCTTGCCGTCTTCAAGActtgcaaaacttaaaaatacgaATGATACATTTACGTACTATATTGAGAGTTTCAGGGCCTCGGTCTGTAACAGGCACATTCGCTCAAGGCAGATAATCTCTGTTGTATTTATTGCCCCTACCTCTTTTCActgtttcatttatttaaacaaatacccAGAAGTACctttaaaaatgcacattCACTAAGTTATCGGAAATCCACTGTGCTAATCTGAATTACTGTCGAATTACTCACGTAACAATAGGAAGAGAGGAAAAGGCATGTTAACCATTCTTAATTCACCTAATTCTATGAACCATCATCCTATTTACTTCccgattttgtttttataattacATAACTAATGCGATTCACGGTCATGGGCGGCATGCACGAAAGCAGTGCCGTAGAGCAGTGCCCCAGAGGTAAATCTGAAAAGTCTTCTTTTGAAGAGAACTTAGAAAGAACTAGTGGATTTCGACAGTCTGCCGCTCCACTCTGAGGCCGTTGAAGGAGGTTTGGAAGAGAGGGcgtaaaaattactaaaaaaacctCTCCGCCACTGCCCTTGAATTCTAATGCGAAAAATTCGATTCTTCTCTATAAAACTATCGTCCTCTGAAAACTATTCCCATATTAGTTCTAGCGCTCCCTTAGCGAGATTCAATGGCGGCTAAATGGTGTGTAGCTCTCCTAGTTACTGTGCTGGTTGTAGCTGTGCTCCACAGCTGCGCAGCGGTAAGCAATTACTGCCTCCCGTTACCAGCTAACTTGTACCTAACAATTTTCCTTGTTTGCCCCAGGCCCCTCATCCGAACCATGCGGAACTACTCGAGAAGAGCTTAGCAGAGTACCTGAGCCATGACAAGGACCTTCTACACGACCTCAAGGAACTGGGATTTGGTAGGTTTTGTTCATTGTCATGATTTTATCGCATATGAAAATTGTTCCAGATGACAAAGCTACCCCTGCCAGGGCAAAGCGCCAGTCGGACCTCGATAATAACGACGCGGAGCTCCTAGGCGAGGAAGGCAAACCCGGATTTTTCGACAAGGCAGCCAAATTCGTAATGGAGCTCCTCCAGAAATTTCTCAGATGGATTAATACGGACGATAGTTAAGCAAGGGATTAGCGTGGCGGCGGCCACAGTGGCCGGCTGGGTCTTCGGCTAATCGCCGTAGTAGTTATGCTGTCTTTGTACATTCTTAGTgcttaatttcaataaaatccttTATTAACGTGAATCTCCTTGCTCCTTAAAAATCAACACCACTCCCGCTTAATGAAGGTTTAACTGCTTGGTTGAGCTTACAACTACCGTTCAGCAACAAATTGCTGCTTCTGCCAGCTTGCCGGAAACGCACCTGCTAATTAAACTTTAGAGCAACATTGTGCGGTTAATTACCCTGTGATTAATACCAAAACCTCTAATTAGAGGTACTAACGTAGGACCATGCaggatatttcaatttattggaTACCAATAATGCTTTATTAGGTTTCCGAGCATTATGTCCATAAACAGGAAGATATTTGCTTTGGTCGTGTTGTTGGCGTGTAGTTTTCAAGTAAGTAATACTGGGTCAACGTACAAAGGTGTTTAGGGATATCATTTAGCATGCTGAATCTGCCTGCGAAAGATCAGCAATTCTTCTGGGCGCTGAAGATGTTTGCTGGGGAAGTACTGTGAAGGTAGTCGACCGGATTCAATACACCACTAAAAGCGTGCTTAATTTCGCTAAGGAGAAGCTGGGATTGGACAAGGACGAACCGTTCAATCCCCAACaagtaaaatttctaattttcacCCTGCATCACTTAACTCTGTCACTCCTTTCAGTGCGACTATTACCAATGCATTTTCAAGCAAATGAAGTTGGTAAGTGAGCTACACTGAACTTTGGCAACACTCctcaaattgtttttagcTAAATGAGAACGGATATCccaattatgaaaaaatggtcGACTGGGTCGACAAAAACGTGATTTATAATCATGCGAAGACCCAATATGATTTGCTCAAGCAATGCAATAGGGACTTAACTGATAGCATAGGTTGGTATATGTGTAATGAACCCAAAGAAAtttaagatattaaaatttctagaGTCTGATACCTATTTTTCTGGAAGCTCTTCGTCTAAAAGTGTAGGTAAGTGGGAATCATTTTCGCGACTTCTGGTTTTAATTGTGCTTTTTACAGAAGGATTAAAACTGCAGAACAAGTGCGAGGTCTCCCAGGAATTTATGAAATGCATTGCAAATAATACTCAGGTGATACGacgttcaattaaaattttgaattttaactaAACATACTATTCCAGTGCACTATCTTCATGTATCCATAAATGGCAGgttgaatcaaaattttgtgtttctaAGTAGTTTATACAcatataaatgaataaatagaAATATGACGTACTCACCTTTTGTGGTAGATAGGAATGTGTTTGAATAAAACCTGGAGTTGTCTTagtaaaacttaaaatgtaccagaaaattttctcaaattttccaatacaTTTTAAGTATATCTTAAGTATAAttaatacataatttaataaaaattccggCAATCCATGAATTATGTACCTAATATATGACGATTCCCATGGGAGATGAATATCAGGCACACCCAGAAGCACCAGGATTCAGGTAGGATTTTactgaaaatgaagaaaatcatTGTTAGAGTGcaagtgaaataaaataacattctTATGTTTGACCTATTgtcaaaatagtaaaaaataattattaattgattcTACATATCATGTAAAACAAGAAACATTTCCTTGATGCAATGCATAATTCCAAAATCTGACAACATTCTATGCCGATTAAGAAGAAGACAAGTTCAAAGTTTCAATtgtaattcaaaatgaaagaGCAGTGTCTTATTACTATTTTAGAGTGGCTGTGaatatcaaagaaatttgagattttctttgaaaaacaaCTTTCCTATAAGGCAATTTTACATATGTGACCAAGACCTAAAAGAGCAATCAATGTTTAGCACTATATAGAAGGGTTAAAGATTattacatgaaaattattaataggCAAATCACACCATAGACAAATTAATAGGCACTCAATTTTCACACTCAGAAATAcctgaatttatttcatttccctccctgaaaaaaatttcaggcAATAAGGAATATTGGGCAAAGAAAATATTCGTAAAAATCaagaataagtaaaaaaataaagcttACCTTTTTGGCTGCGGCTCCAACCTTGCTCTTCTTGGTTCCTCTAACCTTCTTCATCCTGTTCTTCCTTTCTTTCCTCTGCTTCCTGGTTTGCTGCTTTTTCTCAAACAGTCCGTGCCTTTGCAACCTATGTTTGGGTTCAAATTTCTTGGCAAAGTCCAATGTGTCATAAATGAGGGCAAAGCCTGTAGATTTGCCACCACCAAAATTGGTTCGGAAACCAAATACAAAGACTACATCGGGGGTCACCTTAAAATCCTCATTGTATTGCACTGTGATAAGGCAGGTTCGTTAACTTACTTTGTACATCTTGGCCAATTTCTCCCGGATATCAATTTTCTTGACTGAGGGTTGACCAGGGTGTAGAACGTCCACGACCATTTGCTTGCGGCATAGCAGCCTGTTGCTCATGAACTTTCTGGTTCGGACTGTAGCAGTTCCTTCCGTctgcaaattaaatattcatgaaaCTGAGTCTATACTTTACCTCTCATTTTTCAGAGTTTAGGCTTTGCTCGATTCGTTTAGTAAGTCAACATTTTCAAGTGCACaagttttattatgtttttcaaattccaaaaTAGGAACACTGGATACAGGTATGAGgtactttatttttgtaaacaagCCGTATTTCAGTGAACTGAATGACTGGACACGAGATATTTAAGTCGGATGGTAAAGGAGATATTTCACTTGCCATTTTCCACTAAATATGTATGAAAATTCCTAAgatgatttcaaaatttttggaatggCCCGCAACCTAccattttatcgaaaatatttcaagtaaaaagGCCGATGGATGACGTAAAATTGAAAGGACAAATACTTGTGACTAGTGACATATGTCAGATGTTACTTTTGAATTTCAAGGATGTCAttccattcaaattttaaaaaagattaaaattaaatattagtacAAATTCTAtgagttaaaataaaaattaaattaaattagtgaAAAGTTTTGGAGGATATGGAAGTTTTTAACAatccaaaaaattgtttcttttgtatttttataaatttcaattgaaaattatctacATCTAGGCCTCCCGATGACGTCAATTGTAAAACATTTATCACTCCTTTTGTTAAAGTCAAAATCGAATATCccgctatttttttttttttattcttatttgaGTCACGAGTTGTTACCGGCTTTCAAAATTGATCTTTTTGGCTTTAATTTTCGCATTAAATCCctaatttcgaatatttcaatCTCATTAATCTTATTTGTGCCGGAGCGTAATCACTAAGTTGTAATAAACGAGccatattattttaaacaaagtgttttGTCCGCATAGTTATGGATGAGACCGACGGTGCTTGTGTGGGAAAGCTAAAAAACAGCCTCTGTAAGAAGACCAATTTGAAAGACAATCTCGAAGTAGGGCAGGTGTAAGTACAATTCTTCTATAGAATAACTAACTGTTAAATAAGCAATTGTTTGTTTCTATTATTATGGGTCAATGAACATTGCTCATATATTTCTCACATAATAGATGAGTCATCCTTATTAACACAGCAAACAATTATGTATAAATAAAGACAAATATTTCAGCGGAGACACTATTaccaataacaacaacaatgaAGAATCCTTGCTTAGAATGGAGGGATCTGCCACTGCACCAACAATATTAACTGATCTGAGCTACTATAAAATGGACCATCAATATCGGggtcttttaattattttcaatcatGAAAAGTACGAGAAGGAGACCAAACTGAATGGACAGCCCAGACTTGGTACAGATAAAGATGTTGAGAAAATTCGCTCTGCCTTTAAAGCAATTGGTTTCGAAGTGCACATGTTTAAAGATATGTTACTCCATGAGATTCGACAACAAATTGATTTATGTAAGTAATAATCATTATGTCAAAGCagtaatatatatttatgctATTATTTTAGATGTAAAAAGTCAGCACTATCACAGACTTAGAGACTGCTTTGCTATATTTGTGCTCACTCATGGAGATCAAAATCTTTTGTGGGCAAGAGATGCTTGCTATGACCCTGCAGATGTGATATGGAGCAAACTCACTGGGGACAAATGTCCTGCTTTAGCTGGTAGAGTTGACAAAAATGTTGTTCTTGCTTGTTAACATGGGTGCTTATCAGTATAAGGTGATAAAATGCTTTCATAACATAACTGCtcttcaaaaaatcattttattgctTCTTTCATAGGGTTATCATTGCTTCTACATATTTACATGCCACATTGCCACCaatgttataatttattggtaaattttaggaaaacctaaattaatgtttttccaaGCCTGCCAGGGGGATAAATTGGATCCtggcgtcaaattaatcttcCCACGATCTCCAAGAACAGAAGTTGATGGGggattttttcaagaaattcctGTATGTGCAGATTTTCTATTATGTTATGCCACTTATCCAGGCAAGTAAAATACCTTAAAAGTTGCAACTGGTTACTCTAAATGGTTATTTTTAGGCTACTATGCCTTCAGAAATGAAAGGAAAGGCTCCTATTGGGTTACAGTGCTGTGTGAAGAGCTGGTAAAACGATATGTACACACTGATATAATGCATATCTTAACAATGGTTAATAATAGAATGGGCATTGAATTTTCATCTTATAATTCtgacaaagtgaaaaataacaaaagacAAATCTCATATTTTAGTTCGTCACTGACTAAAATACTAGTTTTTGGTCAGAAAATGAGAACCTAATGTGTTCCTTAGTAATCAACTACCTCAATccttttgacaattttaagcATCAATAGCGTTATCGCATATTCTGTATATGActgaatttatattattcttagaattaagtttaaaacttttattttcgtttaaagtGTTCATGTTAATGAGATTCCGGACAATTAGGCGAAGGAAACTTTGCTCAAGTATTGCTCAATGCGAAAATGACACCATATCtctaaaattgctttaattaCACTTTTTGAACTTTTGTTTGACATACTATTTATGTATATGTGcataggaaatttattttctttgagaAAAGTTtaagtttcattttcaacGTAAACTATTCTTTGTTCCTGAGTATTTAACTGTcctatttattcaaatatcttttatatttttaatgtttaatataaatcATATCGTACGAAAAtaagtgtttatttttattctttctaattcccaaaaatttcattaaaaaaaatgtttctccaTTATTTATACTGAACACAATTACAAAACCTTTATCCACCACATGATGTAATTTAGAGGTCGTAAGGCATTTTCTGTCTTTGTCGCACGCTTTGAATgcatattaaatgaaaagaaaaagtctCTTTGGCTCCTTTTCTAACCTCAATATTTGTTGATTTCTATTCAGCACGTACAGGGGCTGTATGGTTTAGGTTTAAAGTcataaatttagtaaattaaatAAGATAAAGGGCAAATAGTGCTCTGTATCTACGGAAAACAGGCCTTTCTTTTGCCCAATtggtaataaaattaacaacatgCCCAAGGAACAATTTAGAGAAAAAGATGTTGCCAGGCATATGTAAGTTCCTCTATTTTCTACTGACACACAGAAACACTGCTCCTTTCAGTTTAGTGTTATGATATTTATGATCCTTTTTTGTCTTTGCACAGTTCCCACATAAGTTTCGGAGTGGAAAGCCCTGAAAGCATGCAACAGCAATCCCACATCCATGTAGTAGCTAATAACCTTTACAATCGAGATGTAGGCAGAACCCCAGTACCTTACGGAGTGCTTGATAGAAGGCTGGTAAGTCATTAGCATTTTCCATATACTGTATTATTTCTATATAAACTGAAAATGTCAGGGCACAACCTCCAAAGATTCCCCTTGCCAAACTTGTGGAAAAAACCTTAATGACTGTGTGGGCCATTATGGCTACATTGATTTAGAACTGCCAGTCTTCCATGTTGGATACTTTCGCAGCATTATATCTCTGCTTCAAACTATATGTAAAAAGTGTTCTCATGTGCTTCTTGATGAGTCTGAGAAGGGGCAGTTTAGATACAGATTAGCCAATCCCCATCTCAGTTACATGACTAAAAGGGCAATAAGGAAgaagataattgaaaaatgtaagaAAGTAGTTAAATGTCCTCATTGCAAGGCCACAAATGGttttgtaaagaaaatgaCTGCTGCAAAAGGCAGTACTAATAATACAGTGTTGAAAATTGTGCATGAAATTTATCGGGAGAAAGACAAAGAGAAATTGATGGAAAAGTTAGAAGTAGAGTTCAAGTCGGCTATTGACACCAATCCAGACATTCGATCTGCTTTATTAAATGGtgtttctcatattttaactCCAATAGATGTGTTAAAAATCTTTCAGAGAATTCCTGAGAGTGATATTCCACTTTTTGCTATGGATCCTCAAAggtgaaaataatgtttaattgtAAACTGTAACCATACAACCTATCTTTAATTATTAGAGCTCAACCGCGTGACTTGATTCTAACAAGAATCCTGGTTCCACCAGTAACTATTAGGCCTTCAGTGGTTTCAGATATAAAAGATGGAACGTAAGTTGTAACCTGTAATAACTCACAAATTCCTATAAATGATTATTTGCATTACAGCAATGAGGATGACTTGACAATGAAGCAATCGGAAATCATCTTTCTTAACGACGTGATAAAAAGATACAAACTCTGTGGTGCGTCTGTTAATATGTACCAAGAAGGATGGGACCACTTGCAGCTGCAAACGGCCTTGTATATAAATAGCGAGCTTTCAGGAGTTCCTATGAATTTGATGGTATTGCAAAttccaacaaaaaacaaaaacaaaatttctaacaaaagaaaatgttttttttttttttttgtttattttagcCAAAGAAACCGGGGCGAGGCCTGGTGCAACGTTTAAAGGGTAAACAAGGCAGATTTAGGGGCAATTTATCAGGGAAAAGAGTCGATTTCTCATCGAGGACGGTAATTTCCCCGGATCCTAACCTAGAGATCGATCAAGTAGGAGTTCCATTACAAATAgctaaaatattaactttccCTGAGAAAGTCATTCGCGCTAACATAGGACTGATGCGACAGTTGATCATCAACGGACCTGATAAGTGGCCTGGGGCAAACTATGTGCAACAAAAAGGGtcttt from Euwallacea fornicatus isolate EFF26 chromosome 17, ASM4011564v1, whole genome shotgun sequence carries:
- the LOC136344414 gene encoding uncharacterized protein, with product MAAKWCVALLVTVLVVAVLHSCAAAPHPNHAELLEKSLAEYLSHDKDLLHDLKELGFDDKATPARAKRQSDLDNNDAELLGEEGKPGFFDKAAKFVMELLQKFLRWINTDDS
- the RpS24 gene encoding small ribosomal subunit protein eS24 isoform X3; this translates as MTEGTATVRTRKFMSNRLLCRKQMVVDVLHPGQPSVKKIDIREKLAKMYKVTPDVVFVFGFRTNFGGGKSTGFALIYDTLDFAKKFEPKHRLQRHGLFEKKQQTRKQRKERKNRMKKVRGTKKSKVGAAAKK
- the LOC136344412 gene encoding uncharacterized protein isoform X2, which gives rise to MSINRKIFALVVLLACSFQHAESACERSAILLGAEDVCWGSTVKVVDRIQYTTKSVLNFAKEKLGLDKDEPFNPQQCDYYQCIFKQMKLLNENGYPNYEKMVDWVDKNVIYNHAKTQYDLLKQCNRDLTDSIESDTYFSGSSSSKSVEGLKLQNKCEVSQEFMKCIANNTQCTIFMYP
- the RpS24 gene encoding small ribosomal subunit protein eS24 isoform X1, encoding MTEGTATVRTRKFMSNRLLCRKQMVVDVLHPGQPSVKKIDIREKLAKMYKVTPDVVFVFGFRTNFGGGKSTGFALIYDTLDFAKKFEPKHRLQRHGLFEKKQQTRKQRKERKNRMKKVRGTKKSKVGAAAKKGGK
- the RpS24 gene encoding small ribosomal subunit protein eS24 isoform X2 translates to MTEGTATVRTRKFMSNRLLCRKQMVVDVLHPGQPSVKKIDIREKLAKMYKVTPDVVFVFGFRTNFGGGKSTGFALIYDTLDFAKKFEPKHRLQRHGLFEKKQQTRKQRKERKNRMKKVRGTKKSKVGAAAKKGGK
- the LOC136344456 gene encoding caspase-1-like isoform X2; its protein translation is MDETDGACVGKLKNSLCKKTNLKDNLEVGQVGDTITNNNNNEESLLRMEGSATAPTILTDLSYYKMDHQYRGLLIIFNHEKYEKETKLNGQPRLGTDKDVEKIRSAFKAIGFEVHMFKDMLLHEIRQQIDLYVKSQHYHRLRDCFAIFVLTHGDQNLLWARDACYDPADVIWSKLTGDKCPALAACQGDKLDPGVKLIFPRSPRTEVDGGFFQEIPVCADFLLCYATYPGYYAFRNERKGSYWVTVLCEELVKRYVHTDIMHILTMVNNRMGIEFSSYNSDKVKNNKRQISYFSSSLTKILVFGQKMRT
- the LOC136344456 gene encoding caspase-1-like isoform X1, with protein sequence MDETDGACVGKLKNSLCKKTNLKDNLEVGQVGDTITNNNNNEESLLRMEGSATAPTILTDLSYYKMDHQYRGLLIIFNHEKYEKETKLNGQPRLGTDKDVEKIRSAFKAIGFEVHMFKDMLLHEIRQQIDLYVKSQHYHRLRDCFAIFVLTHGDQNLLWARDACYDPADVIWSKLTGDKCPALAGKPKLMFFQACQGDKLDPGVKLIFPRSPRTEVDGGFFQEIPVCADFLLCYATYPGYYAFRNERKGSYWVTVLCEELVKRYVHTDIMHILTMVNNRMGIEFSSYNSDKVKNNKRQISYFSSSLTKILVFGQKMRT
- the LOC136344412 gene encoding uncharacterized protein isoform X1; amino-acid sequence: MSINRKIFALVVLLACSFQHAESACERSAILLGAEDVCWGSTVKVVDRIQYTTKSVLNFAKEKLGLDKDEPFNPQQCDYYQCIFKQMKLLNENGYPNYEKMVDWVDKNVIYNHAKTQYDLLKQCNRDLTDSIESDTYFSGSSSSKSVEGLKLQNKCEVSQEFMKCIANNTQVIRRSIKILNFN